A stretch of Pempheris klunzingeri isolate RE-2024b chromosome 19, fPemKlu1.hap1, whole genome shotgun sequence DNA encodes these proteins:
- the ndor1 gene encoding NADPH-dependent diflavin oxidoreductase 1 isoform X1 produces the protein MLKPPLRVLYGSQTGTAQDTAHRIARQARRRHLQVQVLPLDSYNVANLISEPLVVFVCSTTGQGDPPDNMKNFWRFLFKKSLPVGSLSQLDCAMLGLGDSSYPKFNFVAKKLHKRLQQLGASMLLPVGLADDQHDLGPDAVIDPWLTSFWEKVFALYPSLADVIPLREDEQLPPTYTFHFLPDAKDKTDDRLRISTEQTVPCQSHPFPARLVFSRRVTDMSHFQDVRHIEFDISGSNIEFAAGDVVMIRPCNAPEDVQQFCQLLRLDPEARFTLSASDNTPVPARLPLPCTVRHLVESYLDISAVPRRSFFELLSTFAINELEQEKLAEFSSAAGQEELSSYCNRPRRTTLEVLADFPHTTAELKADYLLDLFPEIQPRSFSIASSLQPSPTQAHPQRLQVLVAVVRYKTKLYKPRRGLCSTWLASLDPAQGDVYVPLWVKKGTLKFPKEKDTPVIMVGPGTGVAPFRSALQERIAEGKTANVLFFGCRSESKDFYFRSEWEEMMGAGHLTLFTAFSRDQEKKVYVQHHVKEKAELLWDLIANKSACFYIAGNAKEMPAGVCDALKEVFQQEGGMSTEDAEQMLRAMEKSGQFQSETWS, from the exons ATGCTGAAGCCCCCCCTGCGCGTCCTGTACGGGAGCCAGACTGGTACGGCCCAGGACACGGCCCACAGGATTGCTCGGCAAGCGCGGAGGAGGCACCTGCAGGTTCAAGTGCTGCCTCTGGATTCTTACAACGTG GCCAACTTGATCTCAGAACCtctggttgtttttgtgtgctctACCACTGGCCAAGGAGACCCTCCTGATAATATGAAG AACttctggaggtttctctttaaGAAGTCTTTACCTGTTGGCTCTCTGAGTCAGCTGGACTGTGCCATGCTGGGTCTGGGGGACTCCTCCTATCCAAA ATTCAATTTTGTGGCTAAGAAGCTTCATAAGCGCCTTCAGCAGCTGGGTGCCAGTATGCTGCTGCCAGTCGGGCTGGCAGATGACCAACATGACCTGGG GCCAGATGCTGTGATTGACCCATGGCTCACATCATTCTGGGAGAAAGTGTTTGCTCTCTACCCATCTTTGGCCGATGTGATTCCACTGAGGGAAGATGAACA GCTTCCTCCAACTTACACTTTCCACTTTCTGCCTGATGCAAAAGACAAGACTGATGACAGGCTGAGAATTTCCACAGAGCAAACGGTCCCCTGCCAGTCCCACCCCTTCCCTGCCAGACTGGTGTTCAGTAGGAGAGTAACAGACATGTCACACTTTCAGGACGTGAGGCACATCGAGTTTGATATTAGTGGATCCAACATTGA GTTTGCTGCTGGAGACGTGGTGATGATTCGTCCTTGTAATGCACCAGAGGACGTACAGCAATTCTGTCAACTGCTGAGATTGGATCCAGAGGCCAGGTTCACTCTCAGTGCCTCAGATAACACCccag TTCCAGCCAGACTTCCTCTGCCGTGCACTgtgcgccacctggtggagaGCTACCTGGACATCTCGGCCGTGCCTCGCCGCTCCTTCTTTGAGCTGCTGTCTACCTTTGCCATCAATGAGCTGGAACAGGAGAAACTGGCTGAGTTCAGCTCAGCTGCAGGCCAGGAAGAGCTGTCCAGCTACTGCAACCGGCCCCGACGCACCACACTTGAG GTTTTAGCAGACTTCCCCCATACTACAGCAGAACTCAAAGCAGACTATCTCCTGGACCTTTTCCCTGAGATCCAACCTCGCTCATTTTCCATTGCCTCCTCTCTACAG CCTTCTCCCACACAGGCTCACCCACAAAGGCTTCAGGTCCTGGTAGCTGTGGTTCGTTACAAAACCAAGCTGTATAAACCACGAAGAGGTCTCTGCTCCACCTGGTTGGCCTCCCTGGACCCTGCACAAG GGGATGTGTATGTGCCTCTGTGGGTGAAGAAGGGAACTCTGAAGTTCCCTAAAGAAAAGGACACCCCTGTGATCATGGTGGGACCAGGAACAGGAGTGGCACCCTTCAGGTCGGCTTTACAAGAGAGGATCGCTGAGGGAAAAACTG CCAACGTCCTGTTCTTCGGCTGTCGCTCCGAGTCCAAAGACTTCTACTTCAGGTCTGAGTGGGAGGAGATGATGGGGGCCGGACATCTGACCCTCTTTACTGCCTTTTCAAGAGACCAG GAGAAAAAGGTATATGTGCAGCACCATGTGAAGGAGAAAGCTGAGCTCCTGTGGGACCTGATTGCCAATAAAAGTGCCTGCTTTTACATCGCTGG CAATGCTAAAGAAATgccagctggtgtgtgtgacgCTCTGAAAGAGGTGTtccagcaggagggagggatgtCCACCGAGGATGCTGAGCAGATGCTCAGAGCCATGGAAAAGTCAGGCCAGTTCCAGTCTGAGACCTGGTCCTGA
- the ndor1 gene encoding NADPH-dependent diflavin oxidoreductase 1 isoform X2, giving the protein MLKPPLRVLYGSQTGTAQDTAHRIARQARRRHLQVQVLPLDSYNVANLISEPLVVFVCSTTGQGDPPDNMKNFWRFLFKKSLPVGSLSQLDCAMLGLGDSSYPKFNFVAKKLHKRLQQLGASMLLPVGLADDQHDLGPDAVIDPWLTSFWEKVFALYPSLADVIPLREDEQLPPTYTFHFLPDAKDKTDDRLRISTEQTVPCQSHPFPARLVFSRRVTDMSHFQDVRHIEFDISGSNIEFAAGDVVMIRPCNAPEDVQQFCQLLRLDPEARFTLSASDNTPVPARLPLPCTVRHLVESYLDISAVPRRSFFELLSTFAINELEQEKLAEFSSAAGQEELSSYCNRPRRTTLEVLADFPHTTAELKADYLLDLFPEIQPRSFSIASSLQAHPQRLQVLVAVVRYKTKLYKPRRGLCSTWLASLDPAQGDVYVPLWVKKGTLKFPKEKDTPVIMVGPGTGVAPFRSALQERIAEGKTANVLFFGCRSESKDFYFRSEWEEMMGAGHLTLFTAFSRDQEKKVYVQHHVKEKAELLWDLIANKSACFYIAGNAKEMPAGVCDALKEVFQQEGGMSTEDAEQMLRAMEKSGQFQSETWS; this is encoded by the exons ATGCTGAAGCCCCCCCTGCGCGTCCTGTACGGGAGCCAGACTGGTACGGCCCAGGACACGGCCCACAGGATTGCTCGGCAAGCGCGGAGGAGGCACCTGCAGGTTCAAGTGCTGCCTCTGGATTCTTACAACGTG GCCAACTTGATCTCAGAACCtctggttgtttttgtgtgctctACCACTGGCCAAGGAGACCCTCCTGATAATATGAAG AACttctggaggtttctctttaaGAAGTCTTTACCTGTTGGCTCTCTGAGTCAGCTGGACTGTGCCATGCTGGGTCTGGGGGACTCCTCCTATCCAAA ATTCAATTTTGTGGCTAAGAAGCTTCATAAGCGCCTTCAGCAGCTGGGTGCCAGTATGCTGCTGCCAGTCGGGCTGGCAGATGACCAACATGACCTGGG GCCAGATGCTGTGATTGACCCATGGCTCACATCATTCTGGGAGAAAGTGTTTGCTCTCTACCCATCTTTGGCCGATGTGATTCCACTGAGGGAAGATGAACA GCTTCCTCCAACTTACACTTTCCACTTTCTGCCTGATGCAAAAGACAAGACTGATGACAGGCTGAGAATTTCCACAGAGCAAACGGTCCCCTGCCAGTCCCACCCCTTCCCTGCCAGACTGGTGTTCAGTAGGAGAGTAACAGACATGTCACACTTTCAGGACGTGAGGCACATCGAGTTTGATATTAGTGGATCCAACATTGA GTTTGCTGCTGGAGACGTGGTGATGATTCGTCCTTGTAATGCACCAGAGGACGTACAGCAATTCTGTCAACTGCTGAGATTGGATCCAGAGGCCAGGTTCACTCTCAGTGCCTCAGATAACACCccag TTCCAGCCAGACTTCCTCTGCCGTGCACTgtgcgccacctggtggagaGCTACCTGGACATCTCGGCCGTGCCTCGCCGCTCCTTCTTTGAGCTGCTGTCTACCTTTGCCATCAATGAGCTGGAACAGGAGAAACTGGCTGAGTTCAGCTCAGCTGCAGGCCAGGAAGAGCTGTCCAGCTACTGCAACCGGCCCCGACGCACCACACTTGAG GTTTTAGCAGACTTCCCCCATACTACAGCAGAACTCAAAGCAGACTATCTCCTGGACCTTTTCCCTGAGATCCAACCTCGCTCATTTTCCATTGCCTCCTCTCTACAG GCTCACCCACAAAGGCTTCAGGTCCTGGTAGCTGTGGTTCGTTACAAAACCAAGCTGTATAAACCACGAAGAGGTCTCTGCTCCACCTGGTTGGCCTCCCTGGACCCTGCACAAG GGGATGTGTATGTGCCTCTGTGGGTGAAGAAGGGAACTCTGAAGTTCCCTAAAGAAAAGGACACCCCTGTGATCATGGTGGGACCAGGAACAGGAGTGGCACCCTTCAGGTCGGCTTTACAAGAGAGGATCGCTGAGGGAAAAACTG CCAACGTCCTGTTCTTCGGCTGTCGCTCCGAGTCCAAAGACTTCTACTTCAGGTCTGAGTGGGAGGAGATGATGGGGGCCGGACATCTGACCCTCTTTACTGCCTTTTCAAGAGACCAG GAGAAAAAGGTATATGTGCAGCACCATGTGAAGGAGAAAGCTGAGCTCCTGTGGGACCTGATTGCCAATAAAAGTGCCTGCTTTTACATCGCTGG CAATGCTAAAGAAATgccagctggtgtgtgtgacgCTCTGAAAGAGGTGTtccagcaggagggagggatgtCCACCGAGGATGCTGAGCAGATGCTCAGAGCCATGGAAAAGTCAGGCCAGTTCCAGTCTGAGACCTGGTCCTGA